Proteins encoded by one window of Vitis vinifera cultivar Pinot Noir 40024 chromosome 10, ASM3070453v1:
- the LOC132254570 gene encoding ubiquitin-like-specific protease 1A, whose product MVIHSQAKHLVKEAVIGRFEPHLYHIDIPYVNVNEVFLPVLIKNHWTLYVYDLENRRIQLLDSRPGRKKTMLSGVQQNLAKVVLWLAAHKKEVSPYDLRTFNFITPDVPLQTNEHDCGVFVMKFMELWSMGGFSKSIDVGKLKHYRLKIMGSMLFSAQNAHRDRVQRD is encoded by the exons ATGGTAATCCACTCCCAGGCAAAACACTTAGTTAAGGAGGCAGTTATTGGACGCTTTGAACCACATCTGTATCATATTGATATTCCATATGTCAATGTTAACGAG GTCTTCTTACCGGTTCTCATAAAGAACCATTGGACATTGTATGTATATGACCTAGAAAACAGGAGAATCCAACTGCTAGATTCTCGTCCTGGTAGAAAGAAGACAATGTTGAGTGGAGTCCAACAAAATCTG GCCAAGGTTGTCCTGTGGTTGGCTGCCCACAAAAAAGAGGTATCACCTTATGATTTGAGGACATTCAATTTCATAACACCTGATGTACCCCTCCAAACTAATGA GCACGATTGCGGAGTTTTTGTAATGAAATTCATGGAATTGTGGTCAATGGGGGGGTTCTCCAAATCAATCGATGTG GGGAAATTGAAACATTACAGGTTGAAGATCATGGGGAGTATGTTGTTCTCAGCACAAAATGCACACCGAGACCGTGTCCAGAGAGATTGA
- the LOC109122099 gene encoding uncharacterized protein LOC109122099: MAGNGLDGSAASSRPLSATSMFTRCSAARFKKLCNRLPEAKIQAIRDLQFGGLLNLNCTEVRHNLCIFLIQHFNVGFRRIEFSAQKHYPVTATDVGLILGLPTEGRNLQVTSTSSDHPFGPIRACEEKLLDLPVGEEFRRAFIYYACATLLAPTSRLNGCRNLWHTIHEDGFRNDVNWAQFVLDQLVEGIRRYQQSKTSWVHGCVLFLQLHYVIKFQIPSVQVPITVPPTLAWTDDLIKGRLVAEIKEFGAFGHAEIDFASQRSPTVDRTSEPETNVDHDTNVDAENSDEIWHQYHDAERAIDQYQRGIQQQLRIMRGLMHKLGSRRHSGVNSAAGGHSSYAPASTPTADDHAFPGDEYMASHAAYHVLDTPDRVVAPEYELQPSVPINVVSDGEEQPEGNVVPTNRNVRRRRVRRMAPNLLSPYISQPQTKQSAIKIDLKQGAALVFGDDLDASEELVSMHDTILTRGNLGCFQGNGWIGNDVHIISYPSLCIILSFKMKVWF; this comes from the exons ATGGCTGGTAATGGCTTAGATGGTTCTGCTGCCAGTTCACGCCCACTCTCG GCCACATCAATGTTTACACGATGCTCAGCTGCAAGATTTAAGAAACTGTGCAACCGATTACCAGAGGCAAAAATTCAAGCCATAAGAGACCTCCAATTTGGAGGTCTCTTAAACTTAAACTGCACAGAGGTGCGCCACAACCTCTGTATCTTTCTAATCCAACATTTCAATGTTGGATTTAGACGGATAGAGTTCTCAGCCCAGAAACACTATCCTGTTACAGCCACCGATGTTGGCCTCATTTTGGGCCTCCCAACAGAAGGACGGAATTTGCAGGTGACCTCTACATCATCAGATCATCCATTTGGGCCTATTCGGGCATGCGAGGAGAAACTCCTAGACTTACCTGTAGGTGAGGAGTTCCGTAGAGCATTCATTTACTACGCATGTGCCACATTGTTGGCCCCCACGTCTAGGCTCAATGGTTGCCGTAACTTGTGGCATACCATCCATGAGGATGGATTCCGAAATGATGTTAATTGGGCCCAGTTTGTGCTTGACCAACTGGTTGAGGGAATTAGGCGATACCAACAATCTAAGACCTCTTGGGTACATGGCTGCGTTTTATTTCTTCAG CTGCATTATGTCATTAAATTCCAAATTCCTTCAGTCCAAGTCCCCATTACAGTGCCCCCAACATTGGCATGGACTGATGATTTGATTAAGGGACGACTAGTCGCTGAGATAAAGGAGTTTGGAGCATTCGGACATGCTGAGATTGATTTT GCGTCCCAGAGATCTCCAACCGTAGATAGAACTTCGGAGCCAGAGACTAATGTGGACCATGACACAAATGTTGATGCTGAAAATAGTGAT GAAATATGGCATCAATATCATGATGCAGAACGCGCAATCGACCAATATCAACGGGGCATTCAGCAGCAGCTGAGAATAATGCGTGGCCTTATGCATAAGTTAGGGTCTCGCAGACATAGTGGGGTAAATTCAGCTGCGGGGGGTCACTCTAGCTATGCACCAGCCAGCACTCCCACAGCCGATGACCATGCATTTCCTGGTGATGAGTACATGGCTTCGCATGCTGCATACCATGTGCTAGACACACCAGATCGCGTTGTCGCCCCTGAGTATGAGTTGCAGCCCAGTGTACCCATTAATGTTGTAAGCG ATGGTGAAGAACAACCAGAAGGTAATGTTGTCCCCACAAATAGAAACGTCCGAAGACGTCGAGTGCGTCGCATGGCTCCAAACCTGTTGTCCCCATACATATCCCAACCACAAACGAAACAATCTGCCATCAAAATCGACCTAAAACAAGGAGCTGCACTGGTATTTGGAGACGATTTGGATGCAAG TGAGGAACTAGTGTCTATGCATGACACTATCCTAACCAGAGGCAATTTGGGCTGCTTCCAAGGGAATGGGTGGATAGGAAACGACGTGCATATCATTTCTTATCCCTCTTTATGcattattttaagtttcaaaatgAAAGTGTGGTTCTAA